From the Candidatus Hinthialibacter antarcticus genome, the window TTCGCCCACACTTCGCCTTCGATCCACTCTAACTCGTTGAGACGCGTGACGGAGGCGGCGCCTTCTTTCACGGTTACGCTGCGCAATAAATCAAACGTATCCGGGTCGCGAAAGTATAAGGTTGAACTTCCATCGCTCATAATGAGCGATGCTCCGTCGCTGGTCAGCCCCCAGCCTTCGGTTTCATACGATAATTCACCGATGAGATCAAATGACGTTTTGTCAAAAACCAATGCCGTGTGCTCGCGCCAGGTCAATACAATAATTTTGTTTTCAACCACCGCGCAGCCTTCGCCAAAATAGCGTCCCTCTATATGAATCTGTTTAATCACTTCGCCCGTGTAAACGCTGACGCGGCGCAGAGTCGATTCGCCATACTGCCCGGTTGTTTCAATCAATGAATCCTTGTCCCACAATAAACCTTGGGTAAACGCATTTGCATCATGCGGAAACGAATTCACCACATCGACGGGCGCCGTCTCTGCGCAATAAACAAAGGCGCAAAACGAAACGGCAACGAAAAATACAATTGGATAAATGCGGTTGATAATCATCATTTTTGTCATCATAACGCCGTCGGGATGAATCATGAAACCGTTTCAAAATTCGCGGCGGCTTTTCCCTGCGTGAAATCTGTTGTTTAATAACGAACTGGTTTGCGCCTTATCCGGTTTTTCCTCTTCGATCTTTCATCCGCAGACCAGAAATTTCGAGGAGGAAGATATATGCGCTGGATACTACTTTCCGCTGTTTTGCTGTTCCCGTCAATTACGCTCGCAGGATCATTAGGAGAAGGGACGCCCGAATTTCGCGTCCGCGACGGCTATCACGTCAGTTTGGCTTCGCTGCAGTTGCCCGAAGCGCGATTCATTGAATTTGACGACAAGGGGACGCTCTATGTCAGCGCGCCGCGCAAAGGC encodes:
- a CDS encoding glutaminyl-peptide cyclotransferase, translating into MIHPDGVMMTKMMIINRIYPIVFFVAVSFCAFVYCAETAPVDVVNSFPHDANAFTQGLLWDKDSLIETTGQYGESTLRRVSVYTGEVIKQIHIEGRYFGEGCAVVENKIIVLTWREHTALVFDKTSFDLIGELSYETEGWGLTSDGASLIMSDGSSTLYFRDPDTFDLLRSVTVKEGAASVTRLNELEWIEGEVWANVWMSDRIARIDPRDGQVIGWIDASGLLAPNEQTPLTDVLNGIAYDAMNGRIFITGKRWPKLFEIARPSLQSHMADWPLVR